The stretch of DNA GCGGTGGAAATCGTCGCCGACGCTACCGGTAGCGTTGCTTGGCCCCATTGCAGAATTAGCCCAAACGGCAGCTTCACCCATCCCGTCGCCCCCAAAGACCCGGCGAACGACGCGACCACGCCAGTTCCGATCAGACTTTTAATCGCGGCGAGGAGTTGATGAGGATTCGTCTTATCCAGCGTCCCGCCGGTTTCCTCGATAGGAGCGGCAATTTCCTCTTGAACGATGTTGAGCCAGTCGCCGCTTACAATCGTCGCCGCTTCTCCTGCAGCGGGGTTTCCCTCCGAGAAATAGCCTGGCGTTCCCGCAGCTGCCGGCGCCGGCATATTGGCGACGGCCGAGCTGTTATCGATACGAAACATCTTCTCTGTCCTTCAATTCGTCGCTTGCTTGCCACTGAGTTGGGATGCCCAGTAGGACGACCCGCCACTGGACGCGGCAGCACTGCAAAAAGCCGGTCCGCCTGTTCCGCTTCCCGCGCTTTCTCCGGGTTTCGTCATGTCGCTGAGATAGGCGCGCGCGCCGACCGCCGCGCTCGCCCCACAGGCGGGAACCGTCGCGAGGGTATAGGTCGGCGTGCTCGGGTTGGAGAGCGCAGGCGGCACGACATTGGGGCCGTAGCTTCCGCCGACATTGCCGAAGAGCTGACCGATGGAGAGCACTTTCGACCAAGCGAATTCGGCGTTGACGCCAAATTCGCCATTGGCTGTGATCAAGGTCTGCGGCGCTACCGCCAAAATG from Kozakia baliensis encodes:
- a CDS encoding gp53-like domain-containing protein, which translates into the protein MFRIDNSSAVANMPAPAAAGTPGYFSEGNPAAGEAATIVSGDWLNIVQEEIAAPIEETGGTLDKTNPHQLLAAIKSLIGTGVVASFAGSLGATGWVKLPFGLILQWGQATLPVASATISTASVSLPVAFPNACAVAIGNAGRAASSAHGYYPSITTATLAAGTFNLIGDTLSGGQSNVVNFDQTVPVSWFAIGY